Proteins co-encoded in one Streptococcus parauberis NCFD 2020 genomic window:
- a CDS encoding AlwI family type II restriction endonuclease → MKLDSPNSIFNMGDTSIRVKQLVEVNKLILKHVFEYMSSGLIWERNTILQEEFYKSFIDEIVRLEKEEGIELFSDFRRAKNYKVNPTRLGLRGRTLTNALMKTGLISSDRKVSSVGQAYFNGDLKEADAIETVLNMSNDNLVYFRQFLKLRIYASDSDDYFYNFRFALQFLSKYDDVPQQDFLKIIESIKPGLSEEELQNIIRDYQGTYNNREIFDDYYQRLFAPTLRSQVELDLVKEMFSKDDLSDENFIKYFNNRDNNQTSLLYKEYVLYLLEFSKNHSDDILAKIIKLSKDDKIKKAFGEGKTPFKISRNTTVTEFLDDNVDNHLLSGDGYQIYLRFIFSKHNDLIREYSDMCRRAFQVTGLISFENGLANLNSKWIISPLIDLLGNKFTLTGSEPYTDYELTADSPWFSDLSTTEILDISSSEIDSIYQVLGEEFGITNLSQVNDVIVERRENEYRTFIETNFPIEKVVTILESIKERDDEKIFELVTETATVPTIYEYVLTIAWYYISKNKKFKVHQLFQVSLDGNKLPLTHRGGGAGDIEIVNEDYSLLIEATLMDMNTQKRGELEPVIRHSINFEIANRNSQTIFIANELDNNVLNIFRASQYVQFNGTFNSGTINGLRIFALTTDEVMQILIKRISDIELLSIIESHRSPKPQLVLNNWRDEIVKEVLKSR, encoded by the coding sequence ATGAAGTTAGATAGTCCAAATAGTATTTTTAATATGGGTGATACTTCTATTCGTGTAAAACAACTGGTAGAAGTAAACAAGTTAATTTTAAAGCATGTATTTGAATATATGAGTAGTGGTTTAATTTGGGAACGTAATACAATATTACAAGAGGAATTTTATAAATCATTCATTGATGAAATTGTTAGATTAGAGAAAGAAGAAGGAATTGAACTATTTAGCGATTTTAGACGAGCGAAGAATTATAAGGTAAATCCAACTAGATTAGGTTTAAGAGGAAGGACTTTGACGAATGCTCTAATGAAAACAGGGTTAATTTCATCAGATAGGAAAGTAAGTTCTGTAGGACAAGCCTATTTCAATGGTGACTTAAAGGAAGCTGATGCTATTGAGACTGTTTTAAACATGTCTAATGATAATTTGGTTTATTTTAGGCAATTTCTAAAACTTAGAATATATGCTTCTGATTCAGATGATTATTTCTATAATTTCCGGTTTGCTTTGCAATTTTTGTCTAAGTATGATGATGTACCTCAGCAAGACTTTTTAAAAATTATTGAGTCGATTAAGCCTGGACTGAGTGAAGAAGAGTTACAAAATATTATCCGTGATTATCAAGGTACATATAATAATCGTGAGATTTTTGACGATTATTATCAGCGACTTTTTGCACCAACTCTACGCTCACAAGTCGAGTTAGATTTAGTTAAAGAGATGTTTAGTAAAGATGATTTATCTGATGAAAACTTTATTAAGTACTTCAATAACAGGGATAACAACCAAACTTCTTTACTGTATAAGGAGTATGTCCTTTACCTTCTGGAGTTTTCAAAAAATCATTCAGATGACATACTAGCAAAAATAATAAAATTGTCAAAGGATGATAAAATTAAAAAGGCATTCGGAGAAGGAAAAACACCATTTAAAATCAGTAGAAATACTACAGTTACGGAGTTTCTTGATGATAATGTTGATAATCATCTTCTGAGTGGAGATGGTTACCAAATCTATCTCCGATTTATTTTTAGTAAACATAATGATTTAATTAGAGAGTATTCAGATATGTGCCGAAGGGCATTTCAAGTAACTGGTTTGATTAGTTTTGAAAATGGATTGGCAAATCTCAATAGTAAATGGATTATATCTCCGTTGATTGATTTACTGGGAAACAAATTTACTTTAACTGGTAGTGAACCCTATACTGATTACGAATTGACAGCAGATAGTCCCTGGTTTTCAGACTTATCGACGACTGAGATTTTAGATATTTCCTCAAGTGAGATAGATTCAATTTATCAAGTTTTAGGGGAAGAATTTGGAATTACAAACTTAAGCCAAGTCAATGATGTAATCGTCGAAAGAAGAGAAAATGAATACCGGACATTCATCGAAACGAACTTTCCAATTGAAAAAGTCGTAACTATTTTGGAATCAATCAAAGAAAGAGATGATGAGAAAATTTTTGAACTTGTCACAGAAACTGCGACTGTTCCAACCATTTATGAATACGTTTTGACGATTGCTTGGTATTATATTTCTAAAAATAAGAAATTCAAGGTGCATCAATTATTCCAAGTTTCGCTTGATGGTAACAAGCTGCCATTAACCCATAGAGGTGGTGGAGCAGGAGATATTGAGATTGTTAATGAAGACTATTCACTTTTAATTGAAGCGACCCTCATGGATATGAACACTCAAAAACGAGGTGAGCTAGAGCCAGTAATACGTCATAGTATCAATTTTGAAATCGCAAATCGTAATTCTCAGACTATATTTATCGCCAATGAGTTAGATAATAATGTCTTGAATATTTTTAGAGCAAGCCAATATGTACAGTTTAATGGTACTTTCAACTCAGGAACTATCAATGGATTAAGGATTTTTGCACTAACGACTGACGAAGTTATGCAGATTTTAATTAAACGTATTTCAGACATAGAACTTTTATCAATCATAGAGTCTCATAGATCTCCTAAGCCTCAGCTTGTTTTAAATAATTGGAGAGATGAGATAGTTAAAGAAGTTCTAAAAAGCAGATAA
- a CDS encoding DUF5960 family protein, translating to MNRKEIYKDKLQIDYFSESYIKFEEDFYRHSADGTPLTFIIDDILLSMALSHKNYFKLNKEKSSDGRDHYFHFRVSLENDNKNVRTFRYVGNDINKK from the coding sequence ATGAATAGGAAAGAGATTTATAAAGATAAGCTACAGATAGATTATTTTTCAGAGAGCTATATTAAGTTTGAAGAAGATTTTTACCGGCATTCGGCAGACGGAACACCCCTAACATTTATCATTGATGATATTCTATTGTCCATGGCATTATCTCATAAAAATTATTTCAAGCTTAACAAGGAAAAATCAAGTGATGGACGAGACCATTATTTTCATTTCCGAGTATCTCTGGAAAACGACAATAAAAATGTCAGGACTTTTCGATATGTAGGGAATGATATAAATAAAAAGTAG
- a CDS encoding Y-family DNA polymerase, which yields MGYFDYSREPKSDIAFIDMKSFYASVECVERGLHPLKTSLCVMSRADNSNGLILASSPMFKKVFGNQNVGRMYDLPFDIHTRKFSYYNAKRQGLEITPEYVRFIEEWAKVTFIVPPRMNLYIEKNIEIQRILQNYGGPEDILPYSIDEGFIDLTGSLNYFVPNKVMSRKEMLDVVSSKIQHDILRKTGVYSTVGMSNSNPLLAKLALDNEAKKTKTMRANWSYEDVETKVWDIPEMTDFWGIGHRMKKQLNSLGIMSIKELANSNPDVLKAHLGVNGVDLFFHANGIDESNVHKPYKPKSNGIGNSQVLPRDYVKQREIELVLGEMAEQVAIRLRKAGKKTTCVSIGIGYSRIENKKSIHAQMKVEPTNQTNTLKNHVLALFHKKYSSGSVRNISVYYSQLVDESFGLISLFDDVEQIEKEERLQSTIDTIRQQFGFTSVLKANALMDGSRVIARSKLVGGHSAGGLEGLR from the coding sequence ATGGGTTATTTTGATTATTCACGAGAACCTAAAAGCGATATTGCTTTTATTGATATGAAGTCCTTCTATGCAAGCGTAGAATGTGTCGAGAGAGGGCTTCATCCTTTAAAAACTTCTTTGTGTGTGATGAGTAGAGCAGATAATTCAAACGGATTGATTTTAGCCTCATCACCAATGTTCAAAAAAGTATTTGGCAACCAAAATGTAGGTAGAATGTATGATTTGCCCTTTGATATTCATACGCGTAAATTCTCATATTATAATGCTAAGCGACAGGGACTTGAGATAACACCTGAATACGTTAGATTTATCGAAGAGTGGGCGAAAGTCACTTTCATTGTTCCCCCACGGATGAATCTCTACATTGAGAAAAATATAGAGATACAGCGTATTCTACAGAACTATGGTGGTCCAGAGGATATTCTCCCTTATTCGATTGATGAGGGTTTTATCGACCTGACAGGATCATTGAACTATTTCGTGCCAAATAAGGTTATGTCGAGAAAAGAAATGCTCGATGTTGTTTCTAGCAAGATTCAACATGACATTCTCCGAAAAACAGGTGTATATTCCACTGTAGGTATGTCAAATAGTAATCCATTGTTAGCTAAGCTAGCTCTTGATAATGAAGCTAAGAAAACAAAGACTATGCGTGCTAATTGGTCTTATGAAGATGTTGAGACTAAAGTTTGGGATATTCCAGAGATGACAGATTTTTGGGGAATTGGTCATCGAATGAAGAAGCAACTCAATTCCTTAGGAATAATGTCAATCAAAGAACTTGCTAATAGCAATCCTGATGTTTTGAAAGCACATTTGGGAGTTAATGGTGTTGATTTGTTTTTTCACGCTAATGGCATTGATGAGAGTAATGTTCACAAACCTTATAAACCCAAGTCAAATGGGATAGGAAATTCCCAAGTTTTGCCAAGAGATTATGTCAAACAAAGAGAGATTGAGTTAGTTCTTGGAGAGATGGCAGAGCAGGTAGCTATTCGACTTAGAAAAGCTGGTAAGAAGACGACTTGTGTTTCTATAGGCATAGGCTATTCAAGGATCGAGAATAAGAAAAGTATTCATGCACAGATGAAAGTTGAGCCAACGAATCAGACGAATACATTAAAAAATCATGTTTTGGCACTGTTTCATAAAAAATATAGCTCAGGTTCCGTTAGAAATATTAGTGTTTACTATTCTCAGTTAGTAGATGAATCTTTTGGACTTATATCATTATTTGATGATGTTGAACAAATTGAAAAAGAAGAAAGGCTCCAATCAACCATTGATACAATACGACAACAATTTGGTTTTACTTCAGTGTTGAAGGCAAATGCTTTGATGGACGGATCACGAGTGATTGCAAGAAGCAAATTAGTTGGTGGACATTCCGCGGGTGGGTTGGAAGGACTAAGATAA
- a CDS encoding XRE family transcriptional regulator: MYQPDKLKQKREELGFEQQELAERIGVSKQAYFKWEKGLSKPTKVNIAKLEKALNVTEGYLSEDEISSLYKQLTEPNQEKAITYVRDMVFSQKVISIAENRSEYHVYEKLSAGIGASVYGDLDYDVVYYNEELPHDFASWVDGDSMEPTYQNGEVALIRETGFDYDGAVYAVVWDSQIYIKKVYREKEGLRLVSINKDYPDKFVPFDENPRVVGKIVGHFMPLED; the protein is encoded by the coding sequence ATGTATCAACCTGATAAATTAAAGCAAAAGCGAGAAGAACTAGGCTTTGAGCAACAAGAACTGGCTGAACGCATCGGAGTTTCAAAGCAGGCTTACTTCAAGTGGGAAAAGGGCTTGTCAAAACCGACTAAAGTTAATATTGCAAAGTTGGAGAAAGCCCTAAATGTTACAGAAGGATATCTGAGTGAGGATGAAATCTCATCCCTCTATAAGCAACTGACTGAGCCAAACCAAGAGAAAGCTATTACCTATGTTCGTGACATGGTGTTTTCACAGAAAGTTATCAGCATTGCTGAGAATCGTTCAGAGTATCATGTTTACGAGAAACTTTCTGCTGGTATCGGTGCATCTGTTTACGGAGACCTGGACTATGACGTGGTTTATTACAATGAAGAATTGCCACATGATTTTGCTTCTTGGGTTGACGGAGATTCGATGGAACCCACCTATCAAAACGGAGAAGTGGCTCTTATCAGAGAGACTGGTTTCGATTATGACGGGGCGGTTTATGCTGTCGTCTGGGATTCGCAGATCTACATTAAGAAAGTCTACCGTGAAAAAGAAGGGCTCCGTTTGGTGTCAATCAATAAGGATTACCCAGATAAGTTTGTGCCATTTGATGAGAATCCACGAGTAGTCGGAAAAATTGTTGGTCACTTCATGCCATTGGAGGATTAG
- a CDS encoding ImmA/IrrE family metallo-endopeptidase produces MRDVYTRVTQIAREQLYQFMKDNQVSPLNYHFHYYFDDCIQKFNIEVMKHHFTNRKIEGLTMIDEDGISISYESQNPPVKQNFTKCHELGHYILGHSGKQFTQLSSKKDTVKESEANLFSAYILMPDIVLLSKIYYRLDSFKQVMTELSVSADALKFRLQDLFRYRLKRNNQEISSAIYQYQSGQSKPVLSLFEEVHTEIEDEYRAVEEDVLAKVLNHLRECNFVASTQFPELLENSFRKELEQEDDIDTWLEYDFGQSVGYAWHTDKLTAKQAKLRAKTILLLEKR; encoded by the coding sequence GTGAGAGATGTTTATACAAGAGTAACCCAAATTGCAAGAGAGCAACTATATCAATTTATGAAAGATAATCAAGTTTCACCTTTGAATTATCATTTTCATTATTATTTTGATGACTGTATTCAAAAATTCAATATCGAAGTGATGAAACACCATTTTACCAATCGAAAGATTGAAGGACTGACTATGATTGATGAAGACGGCATTTCAATTTCCTATGAAAGTCAGAACCCTCCAGTGAAACAGAACTTCACTAAGTGCCATGAACTAGGTCACTATATCTTGGGACATTCAGGTAAGCAGTTTACACAATTAAGTAGTAAAAAAGATACAGTGAAAGAAAGCGAAGCCAATCTTTTCTCTGCTTATATTCTCATGCCTGATATAGTCTTACTGTCAAAAATTTATTATCGCTTGGATAGTTTTAAGCAGGTCATGACAGAGCTATCCGTATCAGCGGACGCCTTGAAATTTCGATTACAAGATTTATTCCGCTATCGTTTGAAACGAAACAATCAAGAGATTAGCTCAGCTATTTATCAATATCAATCGGGTCAAAGCAAGCCTGTCCTCAGTCTTTTTGAGGAAGTCCATACTGAGATTGAAGACGAGTACCGAGCAGTTGAAGAGGATGTTCTTGCTAAAGTTCTAAATCACCTGAGAGAGTGTAATTTTGTGGCAAGTACACAGTTTCCTGAGTTGCTAGAAAATAGCTTTCGCAAGGAGTTGGAACAAGAAGACGATATTGATACTTGGTTAGAGTATGACTTTGGGCAGTCAGTAGGCTATGCCTGGCATACAGATAAGTTGACCGCAAAACAAGCAAAATTACGAGCCAAAACAATACTCCTATTAGAAAAGAGGTAG